The Cellulomonas flavigena DSM 20109 DNA segment TGCGGGCGGCGTCGACGATCACGAGCACCAGCGACATCCTGATTGTCGGCTCGCAGTCGATCCTCGGCACGTACGACGAGGACGAGCTCCCGGACGAGGCCGTCGGCTCCATCGAGGCGGACGTCGCGTTTCTCGGGGATGGTGCTGCCGAGAAGGCGCTGGCCGTCGACGGTGCGATCGGCGAGGACTCCGGCTTCCACCAGATGTACGGGTACTACGGGCAAGGGGTGGAGGTCGACGGACTCGTCGCGCTCCCTGAAGGCTGGCAGGAGCGCATCGTGACCTGGCAGAGCCTCTCGTCGGAACCGGGCAGGGCGCTGTGCCTCGAGCCCCACGACCTGGCGATCTCCAAGCTCGTCGCACATCGCGAGAAGGACCTCGACTTCGTGTACGCACTCATCGAGGCTCGGCTCCTCGACCCTGCTGTGCTGCTCGAGCGGCTGAAGGCCACCGAGGTGGCGCGTCCCTTGGCGCGCCGCGTCGAGTCGTGGGTGCGCGCGATGGCGGCTCGCTTCGCTGACTGACGTTCTGCAGCCCGCTAGCCTCCACGCATGGAGCCCACCCTGCCGATGCCGGCGGCGTACGACGTGTTCTGGTCGCTCACCGTGCTGGTGGCCTTCCCGCTGCTCGTCGTCGCGCTGCTGCGTTGGCGCAAGGCGGAGCTGGAGCACCCGCTGGTGTGGCTGCTGGTGATCCTGCTGCTGCCCGTGCTGGGGGCGGCGGGGTTCCTGGCCCGGTCGCTCGGCCGGGGGCCGGGGGTCGACGACAGCCGCGCATGACGTCACCGCGGGTGGTACGGCACCGGGGCGCCTCTTGTATGCCGGCGACCGCCTTGGGGACCTGACGGCTCGACGGCACCCGGTGACGGACGTCCTGCGACGACGAGCGAGGTCGCGGTCGTCCTGGCAGAGTCGGCTCGATGGTGGCCACGCTCCTGACCGTCGGGCACGGCACCCTCACGCACGAGGAGCTGACGGACCTGCTGCACGGCGCCGGCGTGCGTGAGGTCGTCGACGTGCGGCGGTTCCCCGGCAGCCGCCG contains these protein-coding regions:
- a CDS encoding DUF6036 family nucleotidyltransferase; protein product: MKRVELAHILRAASTITSTSDILIVGSQSILGTYDEDELPDEAVGSIEADVAFLGDGAAEKALAVDGAIGEDSGFHQMYGYYGQGVEVDGLVALPEGWQERIVTWQSLSSEPGRALCLEPHDLAISKLVAHREKDLDFVYALIEARLLDPAVLLERLKATEVARPLARRVESWVRAMAARFAD